The sequence ATAGATAAAATACAAGACTATCGATCTAAATTGGATCTTACCGAAAGACCTGAAGTCCAAAGGCTTTTACGTGAAGAAAAAAATACCAAGCCTGGACAAAGTTTTCCGGATCAATTAAGAGAAGAATTTAATAATACTTTATCAGGAAAAGTTTCTTCTTCCGAAGTGAGAATGCCTCATAATATCAAAGAGGAAATTGCCGCTGAC comes from Leptospira dzoumogneensis and encodes:
- a CDS encoding cell division protein; this translates as MMIDKIQDYRSKLDLTERPEVQRLLREEKNTKPGQSFPDQLREEFNNTLSGKVSSSEVRMPHNIKEEIAADPYRKKLFDASGEFESIFVKMMLKEMKSTVHKSGLIDGG